In Selenomonas sp. TAMA-11512, a genomic segment contains:
- a CDS encoding metallophosphoesterase produces MLVMIAVFIGIIGLGCLSAGFLTEGQKLTYIRCGIIVIDILIFAVIFFSFMMRGRFVSVAEAAVMLIMAQVIGSILVLLAGGIQWLYQMLISAPVDAGRRSLLKGAAIYPAVAVGVGMYGGLVERTHTVDRRMDVPMPVGSGLDGYRMAQISDVHLGSYFSVEDFHDLLERVAKGTPDVLCVTGDIFDDEGQNRAAIEVLGTFTSRFPDGIYYCRGNHEYFRGIEAISRELQKTDVVELVNAAVCLKNGERPLYMVGVDYPMRRNRFEADEAAYTEEAYRGVPEGAISVLLAHHPDFIDDGALHGASLVLSGHTHGCQLGLFGLPLVPVFKYNRGVVDKGATMGYVHSGNGSWFPYRLGCPPEIAWFTLRERA; encoded by the coding sequence ATGCTTGTGATGATTGCCGTCTTTATCGGAATTATAGGACTGGGCTGCCTTTCAGCGGGGTTCCTGACGGAAGGACAGAAGCTTACATATATTCGCTGCGGGATTATTGTGATTGATATTCTCATCTTCGCTGTTATCTTTTTCTCCTTTATGATGCGAGGGCGTTTTGTGAGCGTGGCAGAGGCTGCCGTGATGCTGATCATGGCGCAGGTGATCGGTTCGATACTTGTGCTGCTGGCCGGAGGAATACAGTGGCTGTATCAGATGCTGATTTCTGCGCCTGTGGATGCAGGCAGACGATCGCTCTTAAAAGGGGCCGCCATATATCCTGCTGTCGCTGTCGGGGTAGGGATGTACGGAGGGCTTGTAGAGCGCACGCACACGGTGGATCGCCGTATGGATGTACCCATGCCTGTTGGCAGCGGCCTTGACGGGTACAGAATGGCGCAGATTTCGGATGTGCATCTTGGCTCTTACTTCTCGGTGGAGGATTTTCACGACCTGTTGGAACGTGTGGCAAAGGGGACGCCTGATGTGCTCTGCGTGACGGGAGATATTTTCGATGATGAAGGGCAGAATAGAGCTGCCATTGAGGTCCTCGGCACATTTACAAGTCGTTTTCCGGACGGCATCTATTATTGCCGGGGCAATCATGAGTATTTTCGCGGTATAGAGGCAATCTCTCGAGAGCTTCAAAAGACGGACGTCGTGGAGCTGGTCAACGCGGCTGTTTGCCTAAAGAATGGAGAGCGTCCGCTATATATGGTCGGCGTCGACTATCCTATGCGTCGGAACAGGTTTGAGGCGGATGAAGCGGCATATACGGAAGAGGCTTATCGGGGCGTGCCGGAGGGAGCCATATCCGTATTGCTGGCGCATCATCCGGATTTTATCGATGACGGAGCTCTCCATGGCGCAAGTCTGGTGCTGTCCGGACACACGCACGGCTGCCAGCTGGGGCTGTTCGGACTGCCGCTGGTTCCCGTATTCAAATACAATCGCGGCGTCGTGGATAAGGGTGCGACAATGGGGTATGTGCACAGCGGAAACGGCAGCTGGTTTCCATATCGGTTGGGATGTCCGCCCGAAATTGCGTGGTTTACACTCCGTGAAAGGGCATGA
- the ilvN gene encoding acetolactate synthase small subunit: MRHVLSILVRNESGVLVRVASMFSRREFNIDSLSVGVTETKEFSRITVVVYGDEELIDQMTKQLKKLPDVIEVQSLAAGAAVFRGMTLIKVRADERTRLDVLKMAELFRAHVIDVQTTTLMFEITGDDQKVTAFLELIKPYGIAETIRTGLVALERGENTIYDHAEEREYYGKNLL, from the coding sequence ATGCGTCATGTGCTTTCCATTCTTGTGCGGAACGAATCCGGTGTGCTCGTGCGCGTTGCAAGCATGTTTTCGCGGCGTGAGTTCAATATTGACAGTCTATCGGTTGGTGTGACGGAGACAAAGGAGTTCTCCAGGATCACGGTGGTTGTCTATGGTGATGAGGAGCTTATCGATCAGATGACGAAGCAGCTGAAGAAGCTGCCCGATGTCATCGAGGTGCAGAGCCTTGCTGCCGGGGCGGCTGTATTTCGCGGCATGACCCTTATCAAGGTGCGTGCGGACGAGAGGACGCGCTTGGATGTACTCAAGATGGCGGAGCTCTTCCGGGCGCATGTTATTGACGTGCAGACGACGACACTTATGTTTGAAATCACCGGCGATGATCAGAAGGTTACAGCTTTCTTAGAGCTGATCAAGCCCTACGGCATCGCGGAGACCATTCGGACGGGACTGGTTGCATTAGAGCGCGGCGAAAATACGATTTATGATCACGCGGAGGAGCGAGAGTATTATGGCAAAAACTTATTATGA
- the ilvC gene encoding ketol-acid reductoisomerase: MAKTYYDQDVNWEVLKGKTVAIIGYGSQGHAHALNLQESGVNVVVGLYEGSKSKPVAEKHGLTVKTVAEAVKSADITMILIPDEKQADVYRDEIKPNLKSGSAIAFAHGFNIHFRQIVAPEDVDVFMVAPKGPGHLVRRTFEEGGGVPVVFAVEKNPSGKAFDIALAYARGIGATRAGAIETTFKDETETDLFGEQAVLCGGITALITAGYETLVEAGYKPEMAYFECFHEMKLIVDLMYEGGMEKMRRSISDTAEYGDYMSGPRIVGPEVKARMKEVLKDIQDGTFAKNWLLENRAAGRANFLAERRIHLEHPIEKVGAELRSMMPWLKDKKDLTF, translated from the coding sequence ATGGCAAAAACTTATTATGATCAGGATGTAAATTGGGAAGTTCTAAAGGGAAAGACGGTCGCCATCATCGGTTATGGCAGCCAGGGACACGCGCATGCGCTCAATTTACAGGAGAGTGGTGTCAACGTCGTCGTGGGTCTCTATGAGGGCAGCAAGTCGAAACCGGTTGCCGAGAAGCACGGTTTGACGGTCAAGACGGTTGCGGAGGCTGTCAAGTCGGCAGATATCACGATGATTCTGATCCCGGATGAGAAGCAGGCGGATGTCTACAGAGACGAAATCAAGCCGAACCTCAAGTCCGGCAGCGCTATTGCCTTTGCTCATGGCTTCAATATTCACTTCCGGCAGATTGTCGCGCCGGAGGATGTCGATGTATTCATGGTCGCTCCCAAAGGCCCCGGCCATCTCGTTCGTCGTACGTTCGAAGAGGGCGGCGGAGTGCCTGTCGTCTTTGCGGTTGAAAAGAACCCGTCCGGCAAGGCTTTTGACATTGCTTTGGCCTATGCTCGCGGTATCGGTGCTACGCGTGCCGGTGCGATTGAGACGACGTTCAAAGACGAAACCGAGACGGATCTTTTCGGCGAGCAGGCCGTTCTCTGCGGAGGCATTACAGCGCTCATTACAGCCGGCTACGAGACGCTTGTCGAGGCGGGCTATAAGCCGGAGATGGCATACTTCGAGTGCTTCCATGAGATGAAGCTCATCGTTGACCTCATGTATGAGGGCGGTATGGAAAAGATGCGCCGCTCCATCTCCGATACAGCCGAGTACGGCGACTACATGTCCGGTCCCCGTATTGTCGGACCGGAAGTCAAGGCTCGTATGAAGGAAGTCTTGAAGGACATCCAGGATGGTACCTTTGCAAAGAATTGGCTCTTGGAGAACCGCGCAGCAGGTCGTGCAAACTTCCTTGCAGAGCGTCGTATCCATCTGGAGCATCCGATTGAGAAGGTCGGTGCGGAGCTTCGCAGCATGATGCCTTGGCTGAAGGATAAGAAAGACTTGACGTTCTGA
- the leuC gene encoding 3-isopropylmalate dehydratase large subunit: MGMNMTEKILARHADLSEVKPGQLINCKLDMVLANDITAPPAIKEFEKIGRPVFDRTKIALVPDHSTPNKDIKSAALTKIVRDFAKLHRIVNYFEVGRVGIEHVILPEFGLVGPGMATIGADSHTCTYGAVNGFSTGVGSTDLGVALATGEAWFKVPEAIQVKITGKKPADITGKDVILTLIGMIGVDGALYKALEFTGDGVAELTMTDRLTICNMAVEAGGKNGIFPFDEITREYVEGRVKAPYEPVAPDVDASYCQTVEIHLSDLKPVVAFPHLPGNTKNVEDIGEIKIDQVVIGSCTNGRLEDLKIAADILKGHKVHPDVRCIVIPGSQEVYQEAMHLGYIDIFIDAECAVSTPTCGPCLGGYMGIMTAGEKCVSTTNRNFRGRMGHVDSEVYLAGPQVAAASAILGRIAAPKEVK; encoded by the coding sequence ATGGGAATGAATATGACAGAGAAGATCTTGGCTCGACATGCCGATCTCTCCGAGGTAAAGCCAGGACAACTCATTAACTGCAAGCTGGATATGGTGCTGGCAAATGATATTACGGCTCCGCCCGCCATCAAGGAGTTTGAGAAAATCGGCCGCCCGGTGTTTGATCGGACGAAGATTGCGCTTGTGCCCGATCATTCGACGCCGAATAAAGATATCAAGTCCGCAGCACTTACCAAGATTGTACGAGATTTTGCGAAGCTGCATCGCATCGTGAATTACTTTGAGGTCGGCCGTGTGGGCATCGAGCACGTGATTTTGCCGGAATTCGGCCTTGTGGGACCCGGAATGGCTACGATCGGTGCGGATTCGCATACCTGTACGTATGGCGCTGTCAACGGCTTTTCGACAGGCGTCGGATCGACCGACCTCGGTGTGGCATTGGCTACAGGTGAGGCATGGTTCAAGGTTCCGGAAGCGATACAGGTCAAGATCACGGGCAAGAAGCCTGCGGATATCACAGGCAAGGATGTCATTCTGACGCTCATCGGCATGATCGGCGTGGATGGCGCGCTCTACAAGGCGTTGGAGTTTACGGGCGACGGTGTTGCGGAGCTTACGATGACGGATCGCCTGACCATCTGTAATATGGCAGTCGAAGCGGGCGGAAAGAACGGGATATTCCCGTTCGATGAGATTACGAGGGAATATGTCGAGGGGCGTGTAAAGGCGCCTTATGAACCGGTTGCTCCGGACGTGGATGCCTCCTATTGTCAGACAGTGGAGATCCATCTCTCCGATCTTAAGCCGGTAGTCGCTTTTCCGCATCTTCCGGGAAATACAAAGAATGTGGAGGATATCGGAGAGATTAAGATAGATCAGGTCGTCATCGGCTCCTGCACGAACGGACGCCTTGAGGATTTGAAGATTGCCGCGGACATTCTGAAGGGGCATAAGGTGCATCCGGATGTACGCTGCATTGTCATTCCCGGATCCCAGGAAGTCTATCAGGAGGCTATGCACCTGGGATATATTGACATCTTTATTGATGCGGAGTGTGCGGTCTCCACACCGACATGCGGTCCTTGTCTCGGCGGCTATATGGGAATCATGACAGCCGGAGAGAAGTGTGTGTCTACGACAAATCGCAATTTCCGTGGCCGCATGGGCCATGTCGACAGTGAAGTCTATCTCGCGGGCCCGCAGGTCGCTGCAGCAAGCGCGATTCTCGGCAGGATCGCTGCACCGAAGGAGGTCAAGTAA
- the leuD gene encoding 3-isopropylmalate dehydratase small subunit has product MAHEGKVWKYGDNIDTDVIIPARYLNTFDPKELAVHCMVDIDETFAKEVQKGDIIVGGKNFGCGSSREHAPVAIKASGVPVVIAADFARIFYRNGINIGLPLLEIGDDVEKIRAGDRLKVDLSEGIIENLTTGDVFRAQPLPGFVQDIAKAGGLINYIKNKK; this is encoded by the coding sequence ATGGCACACGAAGGAAAGGTCTGGAAATACGGAGACAATATCGATACGGATGTTATCATTCCCGCCAGATATCTCAACACATTTGACCCGAAAGAATTAGCCGTGCACTGCATGGTGGACATCGATGAAACGTTCGCTAAGGAAGTGCAGAAAGGCGATATCATCGTCGGAGGAAAGAACTTCGGCTGCGGTTCCTCTCGTGAGCACGCGCCTGTTGCGATCAAGGCATCGGGTGTTCCCGTTGTCATTGCCGCCGATTTTGCGCGTATCTTCTATCGGAACGGGATCAATATCGGCCTGCCGCTCTTGGAAATCGGCGACGATGTAGAGAAAATCCGTGCGGGCGATCGGCTGAAGGTGGATCTTTCCGAGGGGATCATTGAAAATTTGACGACGGGCGATGTGTTTCGGGCACAGCCGCTTCCGGGCTTTGTGCAGGATATCGCCAAGGCGGGCGGACTCATCAACTATATCAAGAACAAGAAGTAG
- the leuB gene encoding 3-isopropylmalate dehydrogenase encodes MARIAVIPGDGIGNEIVDAAVEVLKKTDAKYRLNLSYVRHDAGGTAYDAYGTPLPEETIQAAIEADGVLFGAVGGDKWNDVAPDLRPERAILGLRKGLGLYANLRPVKVAESLIEYSPLRPEIVRGADLVIVRELIGGIYFGEKCESETVDGTERAWDVEGYSVPEVERIARLAFETARIRGKKLTSVDKANVLATSRLWRKTVTRIASEYPDVELNHLYVDNCAMQLAVKPTQFDTILTGNLFGDILSDEAAVIGGSIGMMPSASIGLEASLFEPIHGSAPDIAGKGIANPIGTILSGAMLLRYALKEEAAAKAIEDAVDEALADGYRTADLWREGFKKADTETMTAAILDRIE; translated from the coding sequence ATGGCTAGGATCGCTGTTATTCCGGGTGACGGCATCGGAAATGAAATCGTCGATGCGGCAGTGGAAGTGTTGAAAAAAACGGATGCAAAGTATCGGCTGAATCTCAGCTATGTTCGGCACGATGCGGGCGGTACGGCGTATGACGCATATGGTACGCCGCTGCCCGAAGAGACGATTCAGGCGGCGATAGAAGCGGACGGAGTCCTGTTTGGCGCCGTCGGCGGGGATAAGTGGAATGATGTCGCGCCGGATTTGCGCCCGGAGCGGGCCATTCTGGGACTTCGAAAGGGCCTTGGTCTCTACGCCAATCTGCGCCCTGTGAAGGTCGCCGAGTCGCTCATTGAGTATTCGCCGCTTCGCCCTGAAATCGTCCGGGGAGCGGATCTCGTCATCGTTCGTGAGCTCATAGGCGGAATCTACTTCGGTGAGAAGTGCGAAAGCGAGACGGTTGACGGCACGGAGCGCGCATGGGATGTGGAGGGCTATTCCGTGCCCGAAGTCGAGCGTATCGCGCGTCTTGCCTTTGAGACGGCTCGCATTCGCGGCAAAAAGCTGACGAGTGTGGATAAGGCAAATGTCCTTGCGACCTCCCGTCTCTGGCGCAAAACCGTCACGAGGATCGCGTCGGAATACCCGGATGTGGAGCTGAATCACCTCTATGTGGATAACTGTGCCATGCAGCTCGCTGTAAAGCCCACCCAGTTTGATACGATTTTGACAGGCAATCTCTTTGGCGATATCCTGAGTGACGAGGCAGCTGTCATCGGCGGCTCCATCGGCATGATGCCCTCGGCAAGCATCGGCTTGGAGGCCAGTCTCTTCGAGCCAATTCACGGCTCGGCTCCGGATATTGCCGGCAAGGGAATCGCGAACCCGATCGGTACAATCCTGTCCGGCGCGATGCTGCTTCGCTACGCCCTGAAGGAAGAAGCTGCGGCAAAGGCCATTGAAGATGCAGTAGACGAGGCTTTGGCTGACGGCTACCGCACAGCCGATCTGTGGCGTGAAGGCTTTAAGAAAGCGGATACCGAGACAATGACCGCGGCCATCTTGGATCGCATTGAATAG
- the ilvB gene encoding biosynthetic-type acetolactate synthase large subunit: protein MKGAKAVVECLKEQGIDIIFGYPGGMILPMYDALYDEKGIRQILTVHEQNAAHAADGYARATGKVGVCIATSGPGATNLVTGIATAFMDSIPMVAITGQVDTTLLGRDAFQETDVIGVTMPVTKHNFKVKTAKQLVPALREAFKIAKSGRPGPVLVDIPRDIFFAEVPYEKEEAEKKAAGKPDADFQICAAEAAAVIRQAKRPVLIAGGGVISAEASKELTAFVEKYGIPVVMTLMGIGAISRSHPLCVGFAGMHGRKVANNTIAKSDVIIALGSRFGDRQTGNVVKYMKDTKFIHIDIDPAEIDKNVHSSIGLAGNMKIILKLLMKHDTMNNTSKWLGEIRKWREEFAYDYQVDHLTVPWAMHHIAMRTAGKPYSFATDVGQHQMWAALHLRVEEPRTWLTSGGLGTMGFGLPAAMGAQAAYGKSRRVVHIAGDGGMRMTGNELYTIARLNLPIISIVCDNTSLGMIRQLQKVMYKERYIACEFSHEMDFVGYANSFGIQATAVSTQEEFASAFLEAMQADAPRIIVLKLHRSFVEPMIKGGARLDEFVDFH, encoded by the coding sequence ATGAAAGGGGCAAAAGCTGTTGTAGAATGTCTCAAAGAGCAGGGCATTGATATTATTTTCGGATATCCGGGCGGGATGATTCTGCCCATGTACGATGCCTTGTATGATGAGAAAGGCATCCGGCAAATTTTGACCGTACATGAGCAAAATGCTGCCCATGCGGCGGACGGATATGCAAGAGCTACCGGAAAAGTCGGTGTCTGCATTGCCACATCGGGACCGGGCGCGACGAACCTGGTTACCGGTATAGCTACGGCCTTCATGGATTCCATACCGATGGTTGCCATTACGGGACAGGTGGATACGACTCTTTTGGGACGGGACGCCTTTCAGGAGACAGATGTCATCGGTGTGACCATGCCCGTGACAAAGCACAACTTCAAGGTCAAGACGGCAAAGCAGCTTGTGCCTGCACTGCGAGAGGCGTTCAAGATCGCGAAATCAGGTCGGCCGGGGCCTGTTTTGGTGGACATTCCGCGAGATATCTTCTTTGCGGAGGTCCCCTACGAGAAAGAAGAGGCAGAGAAAAAAGCCGCCGGGAAGCCGGATGCCGATTTCCAGATTTGCGCGGCGGAGGCTGCGGCAGTCATCCGACAGGCAAAGCGCCCCGTGCTCATCGCGGGCGGTGGTGTGATATCCGCAGAGGCATCCAAGGAGCTTACCGCCTTCGTAGAGAAGTATGGGATTCCCGTTGTCATGACCCTCATGGGCATCGGCGCTATTTCTCGCTCACATCCCCTGTGCGTGGGCTTTGCCGGCATGCACGGCCGCAAGGTGGCAAACAATACGATTGCAAAATCGGATGTCATTATCGCTCTCGGAAGCCGCTTCGGCGATCGGCAGACAGGCAATGTCGTCAAGTATATGAAGGATACGAAGTTCATTCACATCGACATCGATCCCGCGGAAATCGATAAGAACGTGCACAGCTCCATCGGCCTGGCCGGCAATATGAAGATCATCCTGAAGCTTCTGATGAAGCACGATACGATGAACAATACGTCGAAGTGGCTCGGCGAGATTCGCAAATGGCGCGAGGAATTTGCCTACGACTATCAGGTGGATCATCTGACCGTGCCGTGGGCGATGCATCATATCGCTATGCGCACAGCGGGAAAGCCCTATTCCTTTGCGACCGATGTGGGGCAGCATCAGATGTGGGCAGCACTTCATCTGCGTGTAGAAGAGCCTCGTACCTGGCTTACTTCGGGCGGACTCGGGACGATGGGATTCGGGCTGCCGGCCGCGATGGGGGCCCAGGCTGCCTACGGAAAGAGCCGTCGTGTCGTTCACATCGCCGGTGACGGCGGGATGCGCATGACAGGCAATGAGCTCTACACGATTGCGCGGCTCAATCTGCCCATCATCTCCATCGTTTGCGACAATACCAGCTTGGGGATGATTCGTCAGCTGCAAAAGGTCATGTACAAAGAGCGGTACATCGCGTGTGAATTTTCACATGAGATGGATTTTGTAGGCTATGCGAACAGCTTCGGTATTCAGGCGACCGCCGTTTCCACACAGGAAGAATTCGCATCCGCGTTTTTGGAGGCAATGCAGGCTGATGCGCCCAGGATCATTGTGCTGAAGCTGCATCGGAGCTTTGTGGAACCCATGATCAAAGGCGGGGCGCGCTTAGATGAATTCGTTGATTTTCATTGA